The Bombus terrestris chromosome 16, iyBomTerr1.2, whole genome shotgun sequence genome includes a region encoding these proteins:
- the LOC100651665 gene encoding rho GTPase-activating protein 100F isoform X4: MDKRTIPRTTDLDTSRRRKEEQQRAWTPVETRERGAEGCTTKAEELLAAAAGLPEDTSNKRGCKSAAQVWMSLLSLCDRMCGSAAWLVLFTCLHGEGRGEVTDISASPGRQAPANQLRPKEPPPMVIQGDFRKVSGISTEIFKQIETVENDHDASTAAALEAVERRGEMVVRVIEPRQMGRQASEAAKKFIAMQDPKHPIHFVEIIKRPGQTLGLYIREGNGVDRNDGVFISRIALETAVYNSGCLKVGDEILAVNLVDVTHMSLDDVVIIMSIPRRLVLATRHGQHQPVSHSRQTEHKAPPVVVIKRELNEDESDHATSNHVRDGNRRRGDGREMLPSRSRLGLSGLGSSQDLGSSNGDLYYNSRPEGHWSYQPPPPPVITHQPKPSTTQHFQPYERGYPKTLESLAEKDFTKVHSFYTGPVIPSNGGRRMSTGAGMQSVGSRLSSQTQPSHYGYGQHSGSGRIMPRSGSDQHLPRVDYTSITTPARHTLLRSSLKSGTSALRYNTRYGTQGDSTSTTQRQGQFGTLTRRHRPSLDYASDTEATCSSSPKSAYYYYRHNMNNPPQSSAVSHLATLSRSQIGQSSSGLRSNSLPRSGRTLPQQPGLRSGLSTVASGLIDQEDSDGALSAPELPSIRRDRDEYRAWLSRTPSTSALYEQIRATTTRPPRYTYSAENIHAAVNQGEYGSYGTYRPLSSTLDRLSTRSASAQQVNLANLRASTAISSTCHRGTANPRPASVASSARTSLTSQKPSLSSSTTQRATSVRRIRNLLDLESTRSIPTPTPTRTQDQRLLDINPAEFLKYKIEKPPTVGTPSSTSSLLSSLGETSSGDLAGGVSGLLWVHLLAGRGLRSTTSSSAATTPSTPSGQPNLASCGLRDLYCVLECDRVHKARTVMRTGDLMFDWDETFELDLVGNRQLDLLVYSWDPQYRHKLCYKGSVHLATLLKESPVHQLAVKVEPRGTIYLRLRYTDAQQTFRRRGLPVISLATRVAPLFGVDLDTVVSRESKTGGVPGGVSTALAMGVPNVPIIVWRCVEEVERRGLDIIGLYRLCGSATKKRILREAFERNARSVNLSPDNVPDINVITGVLKDYLRELPEPLFTRCLYQMMVDALAVCLPDDPQGNAKLMFSILDCLPKVNRCTLIYLLDHLAMVVSQCNKMSPASLAVCFGPVLMLHSEENGPPLDFQQPIAVLKYLLEIWPVKSVRKISSVASALPRVTPTVEHNSSQQQLQHQQQAQQQVQQQLQGTLGRTGLPWQPQHSLHQQPPTTATPAALAPSTRPPPPVKPRQVIVSSPGSPSSEESEASPEPINKSLLGGLGLEKNNEGATANSTGPGTEQITPTSSVDTEEGNTPHPEEGEKGVEGDAEASDDDRH; encoded by the exons ATGGATAAACGTACTATCCCAAGAACGACGGACCTCGACACCTCGAGAAGGAGGAAAGAGGAGCAGCAGAGGGCCTGGACACCGGTTGAGACCAGGGAGAGGGGTGCTGAGGGCTGCACGACCAAGGCTGAAGAGCTCCTAGCCGCTGCCGCCGGCCTTCCTGAGGACACGTCTAACAAAAGGGGCTGCAAATCGGCCGCGCAAGTGTGGATGTCTTTATTGTCCCTCTGTGATCGGATGTGCGGCTCCGCCGCGTGGCTAGTGCTCTTCACATGCCTCCACGGG GAGGGCCGGGGGGAAGTGACAGACATCAGTGCAAGTCCTGGGAGGCAAGCACCTGCCAACCAGTTGCGCCCCAAGGAACCACCCCCCATGGTGATTCAGGGAGATTTCAGAAAG GTGAGTGGAATCAGCACAGAGATCTTCAAACAGATCGAGACCGTCGAGAACGATCATGACGCCTCGACAGCAGCGGCCCTCGAAGCTGTCGAACGAAGGGGTGAGATGGTCGTCCGAGTCATCGAGCCACGACAGATGGGCAGACAGGCGTCCGAGGCGGCGAAGAAGTTCATTGCTATGCAG GATCCAAAGCACCCCATCCACTTTGTCGAGATAATCAAAAGGCCAGGCCAGACGCTGGGGTTGTACATACGGGAGGGCAATGGCGTCGACAGAAACGACGGTGTCTTTATCTCGAGGATAGCCCTGGAGACCGCAGTCTACAACAGCGGCTGCCTGAAG GTTGGGGATGAAATCCTAGCAGTGAATCTGGTCGATGTGACGCACATGAGCCTGGACGATGTCGTGATCATTATGTCGATACCCAGGAGGCTCGTCCTGGCGACTAGGCATGGCCAGCACCAGCCAGTCTCACATAGTCGTCAGACCGAGCACAAAGCGCCTCCGGTTGTGGTGATCAAGCGGGAGCTAAATGAAGATGAGAGCGACCATGCAACGAGTAACCACGTCAG GGATGGCAATCGTAGGCGTGGCGACGGTCGTGAGATGCTACCTTCCCGGTCTAGATTAGGTCTGTCGGGTCTAGGCTCCAGTCAAGACCTAGGTTCGAGCAACGGTGATCTATACTACAACTCCAGACCGGAGGGACACTGGTCGTATCAACCACCACCACCTCCTGTTATTACACATCAGCCAAAACCCTCTACAACGCAACACTTCCAGCCTTATGAGCGTGGATACCCAAAAACTTTGGAGAGTTTAGCTGAAAAA GATTTCACAAAG GTACACTCCTTCTACACGGGGCCAGTCATCCCCTCAAATGGTGGTCGTCGAATGTCCACGGGCGCAGGGATGCAATCAGTTGGCAGTAGATTGTCTAGTCAGACTCAGCCATCGCATTATGGTTATGGCCAACATTCTGGAAGTGGAAGAATTATGCCTAGAAGCGGTTCAGATCAACATTTACCTCGCGTTGATTACACTAGTATCACCACTCCAGCTCGACATACTCTTCTTAGATCCAGCTTGAAGTCAG GAACATCTGCGTTGAGATACAACACCAGATATGGCACTCAGGGAGACAGTACATCGACTACTCAAAGACAAGGTCAATTTGGTACTCTAACCAGGAGGCACCGACCGTCGTTGGATTATGCTTCAGACACTGAAGCAACCTGTTCGAGTTCGCCCAAGTCGGCGTATTATTACTACAGGCACAATATGAACAATCCGCCTCAGAGTAGCGCTGTCTCGCATCTTGCCACCCTATCGAGATCACAAATTGGTCAGAGTTCCTCAG GCTTGAGATCGAATTCGTTGCCTCGTAGTGGCAGAACGTTGCCCCAGCAACCAGGTCTCAGGTCTGGACTTAGCACAGTAGCATCTGGACTAATAGATCAGGAAGATAGTGACGGAGCACTATCAGCGCCCGAACTACCTTCCATTAGACGCGATAGAG ATGAGTACCGAGCATGGCTGAGTCGAACGCCGAGTACCAGTGCATTGTACGAGCAGATTAGAGCCACTACGACTAGACCACCACGTTACACTTACAGCGCAGAGAACATCCACGCAGCTGTAAATCAA GGTGAATATGGAAGCTATGGGACGTACAGACCATTGTCCAGCACGCTGGATCGTTTGTCAACAAGATCAGCCTCTGCTCAGCAAGTGAATCTTGCCAACTTAAGAGCATCGACAGCGATCAGCTCGACGTGTCATCGTGGAACAGCGAACCCAAGACCGGCCTCGGTTGCATCTAGTGCTCGTACGTCCTTGACGAGTCAGAAACCGTCACTGAGCAGCTCCACCACCCAGAGGGCAACGTCGGTCAGAAGAATCAGGAACCTGCTGGACTTGGAGTCCACCCGAAGCATACCTACCCCCACACCTACCAGAACTCAGGATCAAAGACTGCTAGATATTAATCCTGCAG AGTTCCTTAAGTATAAGATAGAAAAACCTCCGACTGTGGGAACTCCGAGCTCGACTAGCTCTCTTTTGAGCTCGCTCGGGGAAACCAGCAGCGGTGACCTGGCGGGTGGTGTTAGTGGACTACTTTGGGTGCATCTTCTGGCAGGTCGTGGCCTCCGCTCAACAACATCCTCCTCAGCGGCCACTACTCCTTCCACACCATCAGGTCAGCCTAATTTAG CTAGTTGCGGCTTGAGAGACCTTTACTGCGTACTGGAGTGCGATAGGGTACACAAGGCGAGGACAGTGATGCGAACTGGCGATTTAATGTTCGACTGGGACGAAACCTTCGAGCTGGATCTCGTTGGCAACCGGCAGTTAGACTTGCTGGTCTATTCCTGGGATCCACAGTACAGGCACAAGCTTTGTTACAAAGGATCTGTGCACCTGGCGACCCTTTTGAAAGAATCACCAGTTCACCAGCTAGCTGTCAAAGTCGAACCACGTGGCACAATTTATCTAAGACTGAGATATACGGATGCTCAGCAGACATTCCGAAGGAGAGGACTCCCGGTCATATCTCTGGCTACCAGAGTGGCGCCACTTTTCGGAGTTGACCTTGACACGGTG GTGAGTCGAGAGAGCAAGACTGGTGGAGTTCCTGGAGGTGTTTCTACCGCCCTAGCTATGGGTGTTCCAAATGTGCCCATAATTGTATGGCGTTGTGTCGAAGAAGTTGAAAGAAGAGGTCTTGACATCATTG GTCTATACAGGCTCTGTGGATCAGCTACGAAAAAAAGGATACTTAGGGAGGCTTTTGAAAGGAATGCTCGTTCAGTGAATCTGTCGCCTGACAATGTACCAGATATCAACGTGATTACTG GTGTACTGAAGGACTACTTGCGAGAACTTCCAGAACCACTCTTCACAAGGTGCCTCTATCAGATGATGGTCGATGCATTGGCCGTCTGTTTACCGGATGATCCACAAGGCAACGCAAAACTCATGTTTAGTATACTTGACTGTTTACCAAAGGTGAACAGA TGTACGTTAATCTACTTGCTGGACCATCTGGCAATGGTAGTATCACAGTGTAATAAAATGTCGCCAGCAAGTTTGGCAGTCTGTTTCGGCCCAGTTTTAATGCTACATTCTGAAGAGAATGGACCGCCTTTGGATTTCCAACAACCAATAGCAGTTCTCAAGTATCTTCTTGAAATTTGGCCTGTTAAGTCAG TTCGGAAGATTTCTTCAGTCGCTTCGGCGCTTCCTCGAGTTACGCCAACAGTCGAGCACAACAGCAGTCAACAGCAACTGCAGCACCAGCAGCAGGCTCAGCAACAGGTGCAACAACAACTGCAGGGAACATTGGGACGCACAGGGCTGCCCTGGCAGCCTCAACACTCACTTCATCAACAGCCCCCAACTACGGCAACACCCGCAGCCCTCGCGCCCTCCACTCGTCCTCCACCACCGGTCAAGCCTCGCCAG GTGATAGTCTCGTCTCCCGGTTCACCTAGCAgtgaggagtcggaagcctcgCCGGAACCGATTAACAAAAGCCTCCTGGGCGGCCTGGGACTCGAAAAGAACAACGAAGGGGCCACAGCGAACTCGACTGGTCCTGGAACAGAACAGATTACGCCAACCAGCAGTGTCGACACCGAGGAAGGAAATACACCACATCCTGAAGAGGGTGAGAAGGGCGTCGAGGGTGATGCAGAGGCCAGCGATGACGATCGACATTAG
- the LOC100651665 gene encoding rho GTPase-activating protein 100F isoform X3, translated as MDKRTIPRTTDLDTSRRRKEEQQRAWTPVETRERGAEGCTTKAEELLAAAAGLPEDTSNKRGCKSAAQVWMSLLSLCDRMCGSAAWLVLFTCLHGEGRGEVTDISASPGRQAPANQLRPKEPPPMVIQGDFRKVSGISTEIFKQIETVENDHDASTAAALEAVERRGEMVVRVIEPRQMGRQASEAAKKFIAMQDPKHPIHFVEIIKRPGQTLGLYIREGNGVDRNDGVFISRIALETAVYNSGCLKVGDEILAVNLVDVTHMSLDDVVIIMSIPRRLVLATRHGQHQPVSHSRQTEHKAPPVVVIKRELNEDESDHATSNHVRDGNRRRGDGREMLPSRSRLGLSGLGSSQDLGSSNGDLYYNSRPEGHWSYQPPPPPVITHQPKPSTTQHFQPYERGYPKTLESLAEKDFTKVHSFYTGPVIPSNGGRRMSTGAGMQSVGSRLSSQTQPSHYGYGQHSGSGRIMPRSGSDQHLPRVDYTSITTPARHTLLRSSLKSGTSALRYNTRYGTQGDSTSTTQRQGQFGTLTRRHRPSLDYASDTEATCSSSPKSAYYYYRHNMNNPPQSSAVSHLATLSRSQIGQSSSGLRSNSLPRSGRTLPQQPGLRSGLSTVASGLIDQEDSDGALSAPELPSIRRDRGRIPSSPSVFTSDEYRAWLSRTPSTSALYEQIRATTTRPPRYTYSAENIHAAVNQGEYGSYGTYRPLSSTLDRLSTRSASAQQVNLANLRASTAISSTCHRGTANPRPASVASSARTSLTSQKPSLSSSTTQRATSVRRIRNLLDLESTRSIPTPTPTRTQDQRLLDINPAEFLKYKIEKPPTVGTPSSTSSLLSSLGETSSGDLAGGVSGLLWVHLLAGRGLRSTTSSSAATTPSTPSASCGLRDLYCVLECDRVHKARTVMRTGDLMFDWDETFELDLVGNRQLDLLVYSWDPQYRHKLCYKGSVHLATLLKESPVHQLAVKVEPRGTIYLRLRYTDAQQTFRRRGLPVISLATRVAPLFGVDLDTVVSRESKTGGVPGGVSTALAMGVPNVPIIVWRCVEEVERRGLDIIGLYRLCGSATKKRILREAFERNARSVNLSPDNVPDINVITGVLKDYLRELPEPLFTRCLYQMMVDALAVCLPDDPQGNAKLMFSILDCLPKVNRCTLIYLLDHLAMVVSQCNKMSPASLAVCFGPVLMLHSEENGPPLDFQQPIAVLKYLLEIWPVKSVRKISSVASALPRVTPTVEHNSSQQQLQHQQQAQQQVQQQLQGTLGRTGLPWQPQHSLHQQPPTTATPAALAPSTRPPPPVKPRQVIVSSPGSPSSEESEASPEPINKSLLGGLGLEKNNEGATANSTGPGTEQITPTSSVDTEEGNTPHPEEGEKGVEGDAEASDDDRH; from the exons ATGGATAAACGTACTATCCCAAGAACGACGGACCTCGACACCTCGAGAAGGAGGAAAGAGGAGCAGCAGAGGGCCTGGACACCGGTTGAGACCAGGGAGAGGGGTGCTGAGGGCTGCACGACCAAGGCTGAAGAGCTCCTAGCCGCTGCCGCCGGCCTTCCTGAGGACACGTCTAACAAAAGGGGCTGCAAATCGGCCGCGCAAGTGTGGATGTCTTTATTGTCCCTCTGTGATCGGATGTGCGGCTCCGCCGCGTGGCTAGTGCTCTTCACATGCCTCCACGGG GAGGGCCGGGGGGAAGTGACAGACATCAGTGCAAGTCCTGGGAGGCAAGCACCTGCCAACCAGTTGCGCCCCAAGGAACCACCCCCCATGGTGATTCAGGGAGATTTCAGAAAG GTGAGTGGAATCAGCACAGAGATCTTCAAACAGATCGAGACCGTCGAGAACGATCATGACGCCTCGACAGCAGCGGCCCTCGAAGCTGTCGAACGAAGGGGTGAGATGGTCGTCCGAGTCATCGAGCCACGACAGATGGGCAGACAGGCGTCCGAGGCGGCGAAGAAGTTCATTGCTATGCAG GATCCAAAGCACCCCATCCACTTTGTCGAGATAATCAAAAGGCCAGGCCAGACGCTGGGGTTGTACATACGGGAGGGCAATGGCGTCGACAGAAACGACGGTGTCTTTATCTCGAGGATAGCCCTGGAGACCGCAGTCTACAACAGCGGCTGCCTGAAG GTTGGGGATGAAATCCTAGCAGTGAATCTGGTCGATGTGACGCACATGAGCCTGGACGATGTCGTGATCATTATGTCGATACCCAGGAGGCTCGTCCTGGCGACTAGGCATGGCCAGCACCAGCCAGTCTCACATAGTCGTCAGACCGAGCACAAAGCGCCTCCGGTTGTGGTGATCAAGCGGGAGCTAAATGAAGATGAGAGCGACCATGCAACGAGTAACCACGTCAG GGATGGCAATCGTAGGCGTGGCGACGGTCGTGAGATGCTACCTTCCCGGTCTAGATTAGGTCTGTCGGGTCTAGGCTCCAGTCAAGACCTAGGTTCGAGCAACGGTGATCTATACTACAACTCCAGACCGGAGGGACACTGGTCGTATCAACCACCACCACCTCCTGTTATTACACATCAGCCAAAACCCTCTACAACGCAACACTTCCAGCCTTATGAGCGTGGATACCCAAAAACTTTGGAGAGTTTAGCTGAAAAA GATTTCACAAAG GTACACTCCTTCTACACGGGGCCAGTCATCCCCTCAAATGGTGGTCGTCGAATGTCCACGGGCGCAGGGATGCAATCAGTTGGCAGTAGATTGTCTAGTCAGACTCAGCCATCGCATTATGGTTATGGCCAACATTCTGGAAGTGGAAGAATTATGCCTAGAAGCGGTTCAGATCAACATTTACCTCGCGTTGATTACACTAGTATCACCACTCCAGCTCGACATACTCTTCTTAGATCCAGCTTGAAGTCAG GAACATCTGCGTTGAGATACAACACCAGATATGGCACTCAGGGAGACAGTACATCGACTACTCAAAGACAAGGTCAATTTGGTACTCTAACCAGGAGGCACCGACCGTCGTTGGATTATGCTTCAGACACTGAAGCAACCTGTTCGAGTTCGCCCAAGTCGGCGTATTATTACTACAGGCACAATATGAACAATCCGCCTCAGAGTAGCGCTGTCTCGCATCTTGCCACCCTATCGAGATCACAAATTGGTCAGAGTTCCTCAG GCTTGAGATCGAATTCGTTGCCTCGTAGTGGCAGAACGTTGCCCCAGCAACCAGGTCTCAGGTCTGGACTTAGCACAGTAGCATCTGGACTAATAGATCAGGAAGATAGTGACGGAGCACTATCAGCGCCCGAACTACCTTCCATTAGACGCGATAGAG GAAGAATACCGTCATCACCCAGTGTGTTCACATCAGATGAGTACCGAGCATGGCTGAGTCGAACGCCGAGTACCAGTGCATTGTACGAGCAGATTAGAGCCACTACGACTAGACCACCACGTTACACTTACAGCGCAGAGAACATCCACGCAGCTGTAAATCAA GGTGAATATGGAAGCTATGGGACGTACAGACCATTGTCCAGCACGCTGGATCGTTTGTCAACAAGATCAGCCTCTGCTCAGCAAGTGAATCTTGCCAACTTAAGAGCATCGACAGCGATCAGCTCGACGTGTCATCGTGGAACAGCGAACCCAAGACCGGCCTCGGTTGCATCTAGTGCTCGTACGTCCTTGACGAGTCAGAAACCGTCACTGAGCAGCTCCACCACCCAGAGGGCAACGTCGGTCAGAAGAATCAGGAACCTGCTGGACTTGGAGTCCACCCGAAGCATACCTACCCCCACACCTACCAGAACTCAGGATCAAAGACTGCTAGATATTAATCCTGCAG AGTTCCTTAAGTATAAGATAGAAAAACCTCCGACTGTGGGAACTCCGAGCTCGACTAGCTCTCTTTTGAGCTCGCTCGGGGAAACCAGCAGCGGTGACCTGGCGGGTGGTGTTAGTGGACTACTTTGGGTGCATCTTCTGGCAGGTCGTGGCCTCCGCTCAACAACATCCTCCTCAGCGGCCACTACTCCTTCCACACCATCAG CTAGTTGCGGCTTGAGAGACCTTTACTGCGTACTGGAGTGCGATAGGGTACACAAGGCGAGGACAGTGATGCGAACTGGCGATTTAATGTTCGACTGGGACGAAACCTTCGAGCTGGATCTCGTTGGCAACCGGCAGTTAGACTTGCTGGTCTATTCCTGGGATCCACAGTACAGGCACAAGCTTTGTTACAAAGGATCTGTGCACCTGGCGACCCTTTTGAAAGAATCACCAGTTCACCAGCTAGCTGTCAAAGTCGAACCACGTGGCACAATTTATCTAAGACTGAGATATACGGATGCTCAGCAGACATTCCGAAGGAGAGGACTCCCGGTCATATCTCTGGCTACCAGAGTGGCGCCACTTTTCGGAGTTGACCTTGACACGGTG GTGAGTCGAGAGAGCAAGACTGGTGGAGTTCCTGGAGGTGTTTCTACCGCCCTAGCTATGGGTGTTCCAAATGTGCCCATAATTGTATGGCGTTGTGTCGAAGAAGTTGAAAGAAGAGGTCTTGACATCATTG GTCTATACAGGCTCTGTGGATCAGCTACGAAAAAAAGGATACTTAGGGAGGCTTTTGAAAGGAATGCTCGTTCAGTGAATCTGTCGCCTGACAATGTACCAGATATCAACGTGATTACTG GTGTACTGAAGGACTACTTGCGAGAACTTCCAGAACCACTCTTCACAAGGTGCCTCTATCAGATGATGGTCGATGCATTGGCCGTCTGTTTACCGGATGATCCACAAGGCAACGCAAAACTCATGTTTAGTATACTTGACTGTTTACCAAAGGTGAACAGA TGTACGTTAATCTACTTGCTGGACCATCTGGCAATGGTAGTATCACAGTGTAATAAAATGTCGCCAGCAAGTTTGGCAGTCTGTTTCGGCCCAGTTTTAATGCTACATTCTGAAGAGAATGGACCGCCTTTGGATTTCCAACAACCAATAGCAGTTCTCAAGTATCTTCTTGAAATTTGGCCTGTTAAGTCAG TTCGGAAGATTTCTTCAGTCGCTTCGGCGCTTCCTCGAGTTACGCCAACAGTCGAGCACAACAGCAGTCAACAGCAACTGCAGCACCAGCAGCAGGCTCAGCAACAGGTGCAACAACAACTGCAGGGAACATTGGGACGCACAGGGCTGCCCTGGCAGCCTCAACACTCACTTCATCAACAGCCCCCAACTACGGCAACACCCGCAGCCCTCGCGCCCTCCACTCGTCCTCCACCACCGGTCAAGCCTCGCCAG GTGATAGTCTCGTCTCCCGGTTCACCTAGCAgtgaggagtcggaagcctcgCCGGAACCGATTAACAAAAGCCTCCTGGGCGGCCTGGGACTCGAAAAGAACAACGAAGGGGCCACAGCGAACTCGACTGGTCCTGGAACAGAACAGATTACGCCAACCAGCAGTGTCGACACCGAGGAAGGAAATACACCACATCCTGAAGAGGGTGAGAAGGGCGTCGAGGGTGATGCAGAGGCCAGCGATGACGATCGACATTAG